The following proteins are co-located in the Syngnathus scovelli strain Florida chromosome 5, RoL_Ssco_1.2, whole genome shotgun sequence genome:
- the LOC125969542 gene encoding calmodulin-regulated spectrin-associated protein 3-like isoform X2 produces MEYSLKSIHFSPSSSNSSSPFYRRSVRLSAAMVDSGPGEATSTKKPFSVLEIPPLDQFDFGRAKIRANVRWLLCKSYGCAENVPVEMREPLYKDQYDQEHLKPAISELLLSPEIYCKAQALLLQTPGGPSASQNSPSDHCALLQFLTKKGVAPQVQDVDVTEDDLRCTPIKMKAHLALMDSMISLAAREIVDRVKMPAGAEQMGVGAPWENALLFWVNRLNQKLKESTEEEETPQRSQQNTDVQASQETGPPTRWYWKLVPIRYRKDKVQSKLTPTFPLVSAVKDLSNGCAIAAVLHFYCPGLLPLEDVCLKDTMSVADSLYNLHLIKELCESSLQSCCLLSPEDLLYAPPLLHLNIMSFVAELLEWFEVKKPDFVQPIQSIDLTDVSSLAFCTSPVSGNSNSGSPSYIFKHPFVTVPSPLSPENKTWTKKQISHPLSSATFSIPFGLDSDVDIVMGNPIDSVFRSASTDSLGTSIPATTTLAGITRIPYSSPVSASAPSQRSSWGPYMHPAPLGELPTVEEALQVPPGAKDRNKGRTAVKDVLTARPESRLCPEGAPAVFFLHSPLEDNSQLSHSAPCRSGVIYRPVCGEASNNGGRGERKARQTNGAARDDDSSEAFDDTPRNAPGNMRPGKSHQGDYSPRMTSFAEKRDGKRRHTVASGEDFSTTPTATTPGTPLTPCTPAGTQSQKVNPGFKVPETGSEDWELGARLEEKRKSIEAQKRRIEAIFVKHRQRLGKTAFLKMKREQGEGGGEGADEDNVSLEERLARIEEQLKREEEKEKTEKEVEKEKAKPSISNAPRLEKQVTFSIDSKKGQEQEKGPEKVGGGMLVEYNEIVQKLSEALQSLQKDMHKLTEQQQELLGNQRPRSSQKVTAKSRPKSNTKAPAKTPPATPTKTPPRTPTKSTSKAWMIPNGSKTSSVSPSSRRTNPLSAATSPKTMVSSSCPAPRTKIHISSTPRSPKHHPRPQAHPRPSELKFPPLNRVLTPTRTVDTLPHLRRVSPSKCQVQTTSSFRIGGLPEISQPAPQPHHSTSDTASCETPTQFSLELEQDDAEAAVVPVPPPPRATSGSSSGAPSECSFESETLSISAAYSTERDGAKAAERHCGIIEVSLSSLGEAEGGTDEPTDEGRDFSSDSMSDQLESAVEPAVINSDSPEQLDSATEAGNSSDQQTESSHADAAEPLGENELGARGGIGFYFKEDVENEDEMSQRKALLLERQQRRAEELKRRRQEQEHEKIMESSNKTASSPSNTPRVGKISPCPTSPATPVRRGGFTRAEYARRQQLRIMDDLDKMLQQKKSTNLGRSPVKKTRPPRPRSVTREETQLSLSPAKKATVPKLTKSHSSLNLAAGDNDGDKEVQRKPDLPAGSATPSGLANQNGDWDAGSNGTSPALEHTGLKLFKEPSFKSNKFIIHNALSRCCLAGKVNEPQKNKIVEEMEKSPANHFLILFRDVNCQFRGVYTANPDSAELVRLTGVGPKTVSSTQVESMYKYSSDRKQFSAIPSKTLGMSVDAFTIPGYLWHAGGAAATGGGGGSSRRASLAKTLVSK; encoded by the exons ATGGAGTATTCATTGAAGAGTATTCATTT CTCTCCATCCTCTTCCAACTCCTCCTCCCCTTTTTATCGGCGCTCCGTGCGCCTCAGCGCGGCCATGGTAGACTCCGGACCCGGCGAAGCTACGTCGACGAAGAAGCCCTTTTCGGTCCTGGAGATTCCCCCTCTGGACCAGTTCGACTTCGGCCGCGCCAAGATCCGCGCCAACGTGCGTTGGCTGCTGTGCAAGTCGTACGGCTGTGCAG AGAATGTGCCAGTGGAGATGCGGGAGCCACTCTACAAGGACCAGTATGACCAAGAGCACCTCAAGCCGGCCATCTCCGAGCTCCTCCTCTCCCCGGAGATCTACTGCAAAGCTCAGGCCCTGCTGCTCCAGACCCCTGGGggcccctcggcctcgcagaacTCACCCTCTGACCACTGCGCTCTGCTTCAGTTTCTTACTAAGAAAGGTGTGGCCCCGCAGGTCCAGGATGTGGACGTCACAGAGGACGACCTCAGATGCACCCCCATCAAGATG AAAGCCCACCTGGCCTTGATGGACTCCATGATATCACTGGCCGCCCGGGAGATCGTGGACAGGGTAAAAATGCCTGCCGGGGCTGAACAGATGGGCGTCGGAGCGCCTTGGGAGAACGCGCTGCTCTTCTGGGTCAACAGA TTGAACCAGAAGCTGAAGGAAAGCACCGAGGAAGAAGAGACGCCCCAGCGGTCGCAGCAGAACACCGATGTCCAAGCCTCTCAGGAAACG GGCCCGCCAACTCGTTggtactggaagcttgtccct ATTCGCTACAGGAAGGACAAAGTGCAGTCCAAGCTGACTCCCACCTTCCCCTTGGTCAGCGCGGTCAAAGATCTGTCTAATGGCTGCGCTATAGCTGCTGTGCTGCATTTCTATTGCCCAGGGTTGCTGCCTCTAgagg ATGTATGTCTGAAGGACACCATGTCAGTGGCCGACAGTCTTTACAACCTGCACCTGATTAAAGAGCTTTGTGAGAGCAGTTTGCAGAGCTGCTGCCTTCTTTCCCCGGAAGATCTTCTCTATGCTCCACCTCTTTTGCAT CTGAACATCATGAGCTTTGTAGCTGAGCTGCTGGAGTGGTTTGAGGTCAAGAAACCCGATTTTGTGCAACCGATACAAAGCATTGACCTGACCG ATGTCTCTAGTTTAGCGTTCTGTACCAGTCCTGTTAGTGGAAACAGCAACAG CGGGTCTCCTTCGTACATCTTCAAACACCCTTTTGTGACCGTCCCTTCTCCACTATCACCTG AAAACAAAACCTGGACAAAGAAACAAATAAG TCATCCTCTGTCCTCAGCGACTTTCAGCATCCCATTTGGGCTGGACAGTGATGTTGATATTGTCATGGGCAACCCGATAGATTCTGTCTTTCGCTCTGCCAGCACGGACAGCCTGGGCACCAGCATCCCCGCAACGACCACGCTGGCGGGAATAACTCGCATACCGTACAGCTCCCCGGTTAGCGCTTCAGCGCCGTCGCAGCGGTCTTCTTGGGGGCCTTATATGCACCCAGCGCCCCTGGGAGAGCTGCCCACTGTCGAGGAAGCGTTACAGGTGCCTCCTGGCGCGAAAGATCGAAACAAAGGAAGGACTGCAGTGAAAGATGTTTTGACGGCAAGACCGGAATCGAGGTTATGTCCCGAGGGCGCccctgctgtttttttcctgcacTCCCCATTGGAGGACAATTCTCAGCTCAGTCATTCTGCCCCCTGCCGCTCGGGAGTCATTTATCGACCGGTTTGCGGAGAGGCGAGTAATAACGGCGGTAGAGGGGAGAGGAAGGCGAGGCAGACGAATGGTGCGGCACGTGACGATGATTCATCAGAAGCGTTTGATGACACCCCCAGAAATGCCCCTGGTAATATGCGACCTGGTAAAAGTCATCAAGGAGACTACAGCCCACGCATGACAAGCTTTGCAGAGAAACGGGACGGCAAAAGAAGACATACCGTAGCTTCCGGCGAAGACTTTTCCACTACCCCGACAGCAACCACGCCCGGAACGCCGCTCACTCCCTGCACACCAGCAGGAACTCagagtcagaaggtcaacccggGCTTCAAAGTTCCCGAGACGGGTTCCGAGGACTGGGAGCTGGGAGCTCGTCTGGAGGAAAAACGCAAAAGCATCGAAGCTCAAAAGAGACGAATCGAGGCCATCTTTGTCAAGCACAGACAGAGGCTCGGAAAAACAGCTTTCCTCAAAATGAAACGAGAACAaggtgagggagggggagagggagCGGATGAGGACAACGTCTCTCTGGAGGAGCGCCTCGCTCGCATTGAGGAGCAGCTGAAAAGGGAGGAAGAGAAGGAAAAGACAGAAAAGGAGGTAGAGAAGGAGAAAGCCAAGCCATCCATCTCCAACGCTCCACGGCTGGAGAAGCAGGTCACCTTCTCTATTGACAGCAAAAAAGGACAAGAGCAAGAAAAAGGACCAGAGAAAGTAGGCGGCGGCATGTTGGTGGAGTATAATGAAATTGTCCAAAAACTGAGTGAAGCTTTGCAGTCACTGCAGAAGGACATGCATAAACTAACTGAACAGCAGCAGGAGCTTCTAGGAAACCAAAGACCAAGAAGCTCCCAAAAAGTCACCGCAAAGTCAAGACCCAAAAGTAACACCAAGGCGCCTGCCAAAACCCCTCCGGCCACACCCACAAAGACACCCCCAAGAACCCCTACCAAGAGCACCAGCAAAGCCTGGATGATTCCAAACGGCTCCAAAACCTCTTCTGTGTCTCCATCGTCCCGACGGACAAACCCTCTCTCTGCAGCTACTTCGCCAAAAACAATGGTCTCCTCCTCCTGTCCTGCTCCCCGCACCAAAATCCACATCTCTTCCACCCCTCGCAGTCCCAAGCACCACCCAAGACCGCAAGCCCATCCACGACCATCAGAGCTCAAGTTCCCCCCTCTCAATCGTGTTTTAACTCCAACTCGCACTGTGGATACCCTCCCCCACTTGCGAAGAGTGTCGCCCAGCAAGTGTCAAGTGCAGACAACGTCGTCCTTCCGCATCGGCGGACTTCCGGAAATTTCTCAGCCTGCGCCGCAACCCCACCATAGCACTTCGGATACGGCGTCTTGCGAGACACCCACCCAGTTTAGCCTGGAGCTGGAGCAGGACGATGCCGAGGCAGCCGTCGTGCCCGTGCCGCCTCCCCCGAGGGCCACCAGCGGCAGCAGCTCCGGTGCTCCTTCCGAATGCTCTTTTGAGAGCGAGACTTTATCCATTTCCGCCGCATACAGCACCGAACGAGACGGAGCGAAAGCTGCCGAGAGGCATTGCGGTATCATTGAGGTGTCGCTGTCCTCCCTTGGAGAAGCGGAGGGAGGCACTGATGAACCTACAGATGAAGGGCGGGATTTTTCGTCCGACTCCATGAGTGACCAACTCGAATCTGCGGTGGAGCCTGCCGTAATCAATTCCGACAGCCCGGAGCAGTTGGATTCAGCCACAGAAGCGGGGAACTCTTCAGACCAACAAACGGAATCCAGTCACGCCGACGCTGCAGAACCACTCGGAGAAAATGAGCTTGGAGCCCGAGGAGGGATCGGATTCTACTTTAAG GAGGATGTGGAGAACGAGGACGAAATGTCCCAGCGGAAGGCTCTGCTTTTGGAGCGGCAGCAAAGGAGAGCTGAGGAGCTGAAGAGGAGGCGACAAGAGCAAGAACATGAAAAAAT AATGGAATCCTCCAACAAGACTGCTTCCTCTCCTTCCAACACACCCCGTGTTGGAAAAATCTCGCCCTGTCCCACTTCTCCCGCCACTCCAGTCCGGCGTGGAGGTTTCACGCGAGCCGAATACGCCCGCCGACAGCAGCTCCGGATTATGGACGACCTGGATAAGATGCTGCAGCAGAAGAAGTCCACCAACCTGGGTCGATCGCCTGTCAAGAAGACAAGGCCACCACGGCCTCGCAGCGTCACCAGGGAGGAAACCCAGCTGTCCCTGAGCCCCGCCAAGAAAGCCACTG TCCCCAAGTTGACCAAGTCTCACTCGTCCCTCAACCTGGCAGCAGGAGACAATGATGGGGATAAGGAAGTCCAAAG GAAACCGGATTTGCCTGCCGGAAGCGCGACGCCAAGCGGACTTGCGAACCAGAACGGAGACTGGGATGCCGGTTCCAATGGAACCTCACCAGCCCTGGAACACACAG GTCTGAAGCTCTTCAAAGAGCCAAGCTTCAAGTCCAATAAATTCATCATCCACAACGCTCTGTCTCGTTGCTGCTTGGCCGGGAAGGTCAACGAGCCCCAGAAGAACAAGATTGTCGAG GAGATGGAGAAGAGCCCCGCCAACCACTTCCTTATCCTCTTCCGGGACGTCAACTGCCAGTTCCGCGGCGTCTACACGGCCAACCCCGATTCAGCGGAGCTTGTGCGCTTGACCGGCGTGGGCCCCAAAACGGTAAGCTCGACCCAAGTGGAGTCCATGTACAAGTACAGCTCAGACCGGAAGCAATTCAGCGCCATCCCCTCAAAGACCTTGGGCATGAGCGTGGACGCATTCACCATCCCTGGATACCTGTGGCACGCTGGAGGGGCAGCGGCTACGGGTGGGGGGGGAGGAAGCAGCAGACGGGCGAGCTTGGCAAAGACGCTCGTTTCCAAGTGA
- the LOC125969542 gene encoding calmodulin-regulated spectrin-associated protein 3-like isoform X1 has product MEYSLKSIHFSPSSSNSSSPFYRRSVRLSAAMVDSGPGEATSTKKPFSVLEIPPLDQFDFGRAKIRANVRWLLCKSYGCAENVPVEMREPLYKDQYDQEHLKPAISELLLSPEIYCKAQALLLQTPGGPSASQNSPSDHCALLQFLTKKGVAPQVQDVDVTEDDLRCTPIKMKAHLALMDSMISLAAREIVDRVKMPAGAEQMGVGAPWENALLFWVNRLNQKLKESTEEEETPQRSQQNTDVQASQETGPPTRWYWKLVPHAIAFCLKESGNKPPVIRYRKDKVQSKLTPTFPLVSAVKDLSNGCAIAAVLHFYCPGLLPLEDVCLKDTMSVADSLYNLHLIKELCESSLQSCCLLSPEDLLYAPPLLHLNIMSFVAELLEWFEVKKPDFVQPIQSIDLTDVSSLAFCTSPVSGNSNSGSPSYIFKHPFVTVPSPLSPENKTWTKKQISHPLSSATFSIPFGLDSDVDIVMGNPIDSVFRSASTDSLGTSIPATTTLAGITRIPYSSPVSASAPSQRSSWGPYMHPAPLGELPTVEEALQVPPGAKDRNKGRTAVKDVLTARPESRLCPEGAPAVFFLHSPLEDNSQLSHSAPCRSGVIYRPVCGEASNNGGRGERKARQTNGAARDDDSSEAFDDTPRNAPGNMRPGKSHQGDYSPRMTSFAEKRDGKRRHTVASGEDFSTTPTATTPGTPLTPCTPAGTQSQKVNPGFKVPETGSEDWELGARLEEKRKSIEAQKRRIEAIFVKHRQRLGKTAFLKMKREQGEGGGEGADEDNVSLEERLARIEEQLKREEEKEKTEKEVEKEKAKPSISNAPRLEKQVTFSIDSKKGQEQEKGPEKVGGGMLVEYNEIVQKLSEALQSLQKDMHKLTEQQQELLGNQRPRSSQKVTAKSRPKSNTKAPAKTPPATPTKTPPRTPTKSTSKAWMIPNGSKTSSVSPSSRRTNPLSAATSPKTMVSSSCPAPRTKIHISSTPRSPKHHPRPQAHPRPSELKFPPLNRVLTPTRTVDTLPHLRRVSPSKCQVQTTSSFRIGGLPEISQPAPQPHHSTSDTASCETPTQFSLELEQDDAEAAVVPVPPPPRATSGSSSGAPSECSFESETLSISAAYSTERDGAKAAERHCGIIEVSLSSLGEAEGGTDEPTDEGRDFSSDSMSDQLESAVEPAVINSDSPEQLDSATEAGNSSDQQTESSHADAAEPLGENELGARGGIGFYFKEDVENEDEMSQRKALLLERQQRRAEELKRRRQEQEHEKIMESSNKTASSPSNTPRVGKISPCPTSPATPVRRGGFTRAEYARRQQLRIMDDLDKMLQQKKSTNLGRSPVKKTRPPRPRSVTREETQLSLSPAKKATVPKLTKSHSSLNLAAGDNDGDKEVQRKPDLPAGSATPSGLANQNGDWDAGSNGTSPALEHTGLKLFKEPSFKSNKFIIHNALSRCCLAGKVNEPQKNKIVEEMEKSPANHFLILFRDVNCQFRGVYTANPDSAELVRLTGVGPKTVSSTQVESMYKYSSDRKQFSAIPSKTLGMSVDAFTIPGYLWHAGGAAATGGGGGSSRRASLAKTLVSK; this is encoded by the exons ATGGAGTATTCATTGAAGAGTATTCATTT CTCTCCATCCTCTTCCAACTCCTCCTCCCCTTTTTATCGGCGCTCCGTGCGCCTCAGCGCGGCCATGGTAGACTCCGGACCCGGCGAAGCTACGTCGACGAAGAAGCCCTTTTCGGTCCTGGAGATTCCCCCTCTGGACCAGTTCGACTTCGGCCGCGCCAAGATCCGCGCCAACGTGCGTTGGCTGCTGTGCAAGTCGTACGGCTGTGCAG AGAATGTGCCAGTGGAGATGCGGGAGCCACTCTACAAGGACCAGTATGACCAAGAGCACCTCAAGCCGGCCATCTCCGAGCTCCTCCTCTCCCCGGAGATCTACTGCAAAGCTCAGGCCCTGCTGCTCCAGACCCCTGGGggcccctcggcctcgcagaacTCACCCTCTGACCACTGCGCTCTGCTTCAGTTTCTTACTAAGAAAGGTGTGGCCCCGCAGGTCCAGGATGTGGACGTCACAGAGGACGACCTCAGATGCACCCCCATCAAGATG AAAGCCCACCTGGCCTTGATGGACTCCATGATATCACTGGCCGCCCGGGAGATCGTGGACAGGGTAAAAATGCCTGCCGGGGCTGAACAGATGGGCGTCGGAGCGCCTTGGGAGAACGCGCTGCTCTTCTGGGTCAACAGA TTGAACCAGAAGCTGAAGGAAAGCACCGAGGAAGAAGAGACGCCCCAGCGGTCGCAGCAGAACACCGATGTCCAAGCCTCTCAGGAAACG GGCCCGCCAACTCGTTggtactggaagcttgtccct CATGCTATCGCTTTTTGTTTGAAGGAGTCGGGGAACAAACCTCCAGTG ATTCGCTACAGGAAGGACAAAGTGCAGTCCAAGCTGACTCCCACCTTCCCCTTGGTCAGCGCGGTCAAAGATCTGTCTAATGGCTGCGCTATAGCTGCTGTGCTGCATTTCTATTGCCCAGGGTTGCTGCCTCTAgagg ATGTATGTCTGAAGGACACCATGTCAGTGGCCGACAGTCTTTACAACCTGCACCTGATTAAAGAGCTTTGTGAGAGCAGTTTGCAGAGCTGCTGCCTTCTTTCCCCGGAAGATCTTCTCTATGCTCCACCTCTTTTGCAT CTGAACATCATGAGCTTTGTAGCTGAGCTGCTGGAGTGGTTTGAGGTCAAGAAACCCGATTTTGTGCAACCGATACAAAGCATTGACCTGACCG ATGTCTCTAGTTTAGCGTTCTGTACCAGTCCTGTTAGTGGAAACAGCAACAG CGGGTCTCCTTCGTACATCTTCAAACACCCTTTTGTGACCGTCCCTTCTCCACTATCACCTG AAAACAAAACCTGGACAAAGAAACAAATAAG TCATCCTCTGTCCTCAGCGACTTTCAGCATCCCATTTGGGCTGGACAGTGATGTTGATATTGTCATGGGCAACCCGATAGATTCTGTCTTTCGCTCTGCCAGCACGGACAGCCTGGGCACCAGCATCCCCGCAACGACCACGCTGGCGGGAATAACTCGCATACCGTACAGCTCCCCGGTTAGCGCTTCAGCGCCGTCGCAGCGGTCTTCTTGGGGGCCTTATATGCACCCAGCGCCCCTGGGAGAGCTGCCCACTGTCGAGGAAGCGTTACAGGTGCCTCCTGGCGCGAAAGATCGAAACAAAGGAAGGACTGCAGTGAAAGATGTTTTGACGGCAAGACCGGAATCGAGGTTATGTCCCGAGGGCGCccctgctgtttttttcctgcacTCCCCATTGGAGGACAATTCTCAGCTCAGTCATTCTGCCCCCTGCCGCTCGGGAGTCATTTATCGACCGGTTTGCGGAGAGGCGAGTAATAACGGCGGTAGAGGGGAGAGGAAGGCGAGGCAGACGAATGGTGCGGCACGTGACGATGATTCATCAGAAGCGTTTGATGACACCCCCAGAAATGCCCCTGGTAATATGCGACCTGGTAAAAGTCATCAAGGAGACTACAGCCCACGCATGACAAGCTTTGCAGAGAAACGGGACGGCAAAAGAAGACATACCGTAGCTTCCGGCGAAGACTTTTCCACTACCCCGACAGCAACCACGCCCGGAACGCCGCTCACTCCCTGCACACCAGCAGGAACTCagagtcagaaggtcaacccggGCTTCAAAGTTCCCGAGACGGGTTCCGAGGACTGGGAGCTGGGAGCTCGTCTGGAGGAAAAACGCAAAAGCATCGAAGCTCAAAAGAGACGAATCGAGGCCATCTTTGTCAAGCACAGACAGAGGCTCGGAAAAACAGCTTTCCTCAAAATGAAACGAGAACAaggtgagggagggggagagggagCGGATGAGGACAACGTCTCTCTGGAGGAGCGCCTCGCTCGCATTGAGGAGCAGCTGAAAAGGGAGGAAGAGAAGGAAAAGACAGAAAAGGAGGTAGAGAAGGAGAAAGCCAAGCCATCCATCTCCAACGCTCCACGGCTGGAGAAGCAGGTCACCTTCTCTATTGACAGCAAAAAAGGACAAGAGCAAGAAAAAGGACCAGAGAAAGTAGGCGGCGGCATGTTGGTGGAGTATAATGAAATTGTCCAAAAACTGAGTGAAGCTTTGCAGTCACTGCAGAAGGACATGCATAAACTAACTGAACAGCAGCAGGAGCTTCTAGGAAACCAAAGACCAAGAAGCTCCCAAAAAGTCACCGCAAAGTCAAGACCCAAAAGTAACACCAAGGCGCCTGCCAAAACCCCTCCGGCCACACCCACAAAGACACCCCCAAGAACCCCTACCAAGAGCACCAGCAAAGCCTGGATGATTCCAAACGGCTCCAAAACCTCTTCTGTGTCTCCATCGTCCCGACGGACAAACCCTCTCTCTGCAGCTACTTCGCCAAAAACAATGGTCTCCTCCTCCTGTCCTGCTCCCCGCACCAAAATCCACATCTCTTCCACCCCTCGCAGTCCCAAGCACCACCCAAGACCGCAAGCCCATCCACGACCATCAGAGCTCAAGTTCCCCCCTCTCAATCGTGTTTTAACTCCAACTCGCACTGTGGATACCCTCCCCCACTTGCGAAGAGTGTCGCCCAGCAAGTGTCAAGTGCAGACAACGTCGTCCTTCCGCATCGGCGGACTTCCGGAAATTTCTCAGCCTGCGCCGCAACCCCACCATAGCACTTCGGATACGGCGTCTTGCGAGACACCCACCCAGTTTAGCCTGGAGCTGGAGCAGGACGATGCCGAGGCAGCCGTCGTGCCCGTGCCGCCTCCCCCGAGGGCCACCAGCGGCAGCAGCTCCGGTGCTCCTTCCGAATGCTCTTTTGAGAGCGAGACTTTATCCATTTCCGCCGCATACAGCACCGAACGAGACGGAGCGAAAGCTGCCGAGAGGCATTGCGGTATCATTGAGGTGTCGCTGTCCTCCCTTGGAGAAGCGGAGGGAGGCACTGATGAACCTACAGATGAAGGGCGGGATTTTTCGTCCGACTCCATGAGTGACCAACTCGAATCTGCGGTGGAGCCTGCCGTAATCAATTCCGACAGCCCGGAGCAGTTGGATTCAGCCACAGAAGCGGGGAACTCTTCAGACCAACAAACGGAATCCAGTCACGCCGACGCTGCAGAACCACTCGGAGAAAATGAGCTTGGAGCCCGAGGAGGGATCGGATTCTACTTTAAG GAGGATGTGGAGAACGAGGACGAAATGTCCCAGCGGAAGGCTCTGCTTTTGGAGCGGCAGCAAAGGAGAGCTGAGGAGCTGAAGAGGAGGCGACAAGAGCAAGAACATGAAAAAAT AATGGAATCCTCCAACAAGACTGCTTCCTCTCCTTCCAACACACCCCGTGTTGGAAAAATCTCGCCCTGTCCCACTTCTCCCGCCACTCCAGTCCGGCGTGGAGGTTTCACGCGAGCCGAATACGCCCGCCGACAGCAGCTCCGGATTATGGACGACCTGGATAAGATGCTGCAGCAGAAGAAGTCCACCAACCTGGGTCGATCGCCTGTCAAGAAGACAAGGCCACCACGGCCTCGCAGCGTCACCAGGGAGGAAACCCAGCTGTCCCTGAGCCCCGCCAAGAAAGCCACTG TCCCCAAGTTGACCAAGTCTCACTCGTCCCTCAACCTGGCAGCAGGAGACAATGATGGGGATAAGGAAGTCCAAAG GAAACCGGATTTGCCTGCCGGAAGCGCGACGCCAAGCGGACTTGCGAACCAGAACGGAGACTGGGATGCCGGTTCCAATGGAACCTCACCAGCCCTGGAACACACAG GTCTGAAGCTCTTCAAAGAGCCAAGCTTCAAGTCCAATAAATTCATCATCCACAACGCTCTGTCTCGTTGCTGCTTGGCCGGGAAGGTCAACGAGCCCCAGAAGAACAAGATTGTCGAG GAGATGGAGAAGAGCCCCGCCAACCACTTCCTTATCCTCTTCCGGGACGTCAACTGCCAGTTCCGCGGCGTCTACACGGCCAACCCCGATTCAGCGGAGCTTGTGCGCTTGACCGGCGTGGGCCCCAAAACGGTAAGCTCGACCCAAGTGGAGTCCATGTACAAGTACAGCTCAGACCGGAAGCAATTCAGCGCCATCCCCTCAAAGACCTTGGGCATGAGCGTGGACGCATTCACCATCCCTGGATACCTGTGGCACGCTGGAGGGGCAGCGGCTACGGGTGGGGGGGGAGGAAGCAGCAGACGGGCGAGCTTGGCAAAGACGCTCGTTTCCAAGTGA